A part of Actinomycetota bacterium genomic DNA contains:
- a CDS encoding phage holin family protein produces MLRWILDWVIMTFSITVASYFLPFIDIMADTVGEKFWIAFLAGLLLGLLHTFIKPVVRFLSLPINILTLGLFNIVINAGMLWIVDYFLKGLAVKGFWGYIASSVVISIISIILTKIVYYERRSRK; encoded by the coding sequence TTGCTTAGATGGATTCTGGACTGGGTTATTATGACCTTTTCCATAACAGTGGCTTCCTATTTTTTACCTTTTATAGATATTATGGCCGATACGGTAGGTGAAAAATTTTGGATAGCTTTTTTGGCAGGCCTGCTGCTGGGCCTGCTGCACACTTTTATAAAACCTGTAGTCAGGTTTCTTTCTTTACCTATCAACATATTAACCCTGGGGCTATTCAATATTGTAATAAATGCTGGTATGCTATGGATTGTTGATTATTTTCTAAAAGGCCTGGCAGTGAAGGGCTTCTGGGGCTATATTGCCAGTTCTGTAGTTATAAGCATAATCAGTATAATTTTAACCAAGATAGTTTATTATGAAAGACGATCAAGGAAATAG